A DNA window from Streptomyces sp. CA-278952 contains the following coding sequences:
- a CDS encoding DoxX family protein, producing MLIRLNQAQPYVLSLFRFVVGLLFAFHGAATLFGVLGGAQAETGAWPGWYAALIQLVCGCLVALGLGTRAAAFLASGSMAYAYFKVHQPEAFLPLQNGGEASAMFCWAFLLLVFTGPGTVALDRFFGSRNTAADAEGTSRRDKTPAVPV from the coding sequence ATGCTCATCCGCTTGAACCAGGCCCAGCCCTACGTCCTCAGCCTCTTCCGCTTCGTCGTCGGCCTGCTCTTCGCCTTCCACGGCGCCGCCACGCTCTTCGGCGTGCTCGGAGGCGCTCAGGCGGAGACCGGCGCCTGGCCCGGCTGGTACGCCGCTCTGATCCAACTGGTCTGCGGGTGCCTGGTCGCCCTGGGCCTGGGTACCCGCGCTGCCGCCTTCCTCGCCTCGGGGTCGATGGCCTACGCGTACTTCAAGGTGCACCAGCCCGAGGCGTTCCTGCCGCTCCAGAACGGCGGCGAGGCCTCGGCGATGTTCTGCTGGGCGTTCCTGCTGCTGGTCTTCACCGGCCCGGGAACCGTCGCTCTGGACCGCTTCTTCGGTTCGCGGAACACGGCGGCCGACGCCGAGGGCACGTCCCGGCGCGACAAGACCCCGGCCGTCCCGGTCTGA
- a CDS encoding HAD-IA family hydrolase translates to MPPTVLTARALLLDMDGTLVNSDAVVERCWRRWAIEHGLDPEAALKVVHGRQGYATMAVLLPDRPVEENYADNRVMLAEETADVEGVVPIGGAPAFMAAIAELPHALVTSADTPLATARMGAAALPMPAVRVTAEQVGASKPDPEGFLKGAAELGFDAADCIVFEDSEAGIAAGRAAGMRVVGVGPRAAALAPDAHVEDLTRVRVEAAEDGSIRLHIDEA, encoded by the coding sequence ATGCCTCCCACCGTCCTCACCGCACGAGCCCTCCTCCTGGACATGGACGGCACCCTCGTGAACTCCGACGCGGTGGTGGAGCGCTGCTGGCGGCGCTGGGCGATCGAGCACGGGCTGGACCCCGAGGCCGCGCTCAAGGTGGTCCACGGCCGTCAGGGGTACGCCACGATGGCCGTCCTGCTCCCGGACCGCCCGGTGGAGGAGAACTACGCGGACAACCGGGTGATGCTGGCCGAGGAGACCGCCGACGTCGAGGGCGTCGTACCGATCGGCGGGGCGCCCGCGTTCATGGCCGCGATCGCCGAGCTGCCGCACGCGCTGGTGACCTCCGCCGACACTCCGCTGGCGACGGCCCGGATGGGTGCCGCCGCGCTGCCGATGCCCGCAGTCCGCGTCACCGCCGAGCAGGTCGGGGCCAGTAAGCCGGACCCCGAGGGCTTCCTCAAGGGCGCGGCGGAGCTGGGCTTCGACGCGGCGGACTGCATCGTGTTCGAGGACTCCGAGGCGGGCATCGCGGCCGGCCGGGCGGCGGGCATGCGCGTCGTGGGCGTCGGCCCGCGCGCCGCGGCCCTCGCGCCGGACGCCCATGTCGAGGATCTGACGCGGGTGCGCGTGGAGGCGGCCGAGGACGGCTCGATCCGTCTGCACATCGACGAGGCCTGA
- a CDS encoding DedA family protein has translation MLESVAALTSSPWIYAVVALSVLLDVFLPLLPSGVLVITAATAAAAGSTTVSGAGEGTDGQVPSLVVLILCAATASVLGDLVAYRLAWRGGDRLDRAIARSRRLTSAQERLGAALSRGGGALVVIARFAPAGRSVVSLGAGAAHRRKRDFLPWSALAGLAWAGYSVGLGYFGGRWLGSTWFGTAVSVLALFVAGALAAFLVKRPATRTVTLRAAEAKAEAAATTAAAAETAPTATETQASGAGPTPRSTSASASGSVAVAPTTSPLVSVPSPTPAPGAARPGGPTALGGPGPVSAPAPAAP, from the coding sequence GTGCTCGAGAGTGTGGCCGCGCTGACCAGCAGCCCATGGATCTACGCGGTGGTCGCCCTCTCCGTTCTCCTGGACGTCTTTCTGCCCCTGCTGCCCAGTGGCGTTCTCGTCATCACGGCCGCCACGGCGGCGGCAGCGGGCTCCACCACCGTCAGCGGCGCCGGCGAAGGCACCGACGGGCAGGTTCCCTCACTCGTCGTACTGATCCTGTGCGCGGCCACCGCCTCGGTGCTCGGCGACCTCGTCGCGTACCGGCTCGCCTGGCGCGGGGGCGACCGGCTGGACCGGGCCATCGCCCGCTCCCGGCGGCTCACCTCCGCGCAGGAGCGTCTCGGCGCGGCGCTGAGCCGGGGCGGCGGCGCACTGGTGGTCATCGCCCGGTTCGCACCCGCGGGCCGCTCCGTGGTCTCCCTCGGCGCGGGCGCCGCCCACCGCAGGAAGCGGGACTTCCTTCCCTGGTCCGCGCTGGCGGGTCTGGCGTGGGCGGGTTACAGCGTGGGCCTCGGCTACTTCGGCGGCCGGTGGCTGGGCTCGACGTGGTTCGGCACGGCAGTCTCCGTACTGGCTCTGTTCGTGGCGGGCGCGCTGGCCGCGTTCCTGGTGAAACGTCCGGCGACGCGCACGGTGACGCTGAGGGCGGCCGAAGCCAAGGCCGAGGCAGCGGCGACGACGGCTGCGGCTGCCGAGACGGCGCCGACGGCCACGGAGACACAGGCATCCGGAGCCGGGCCCACCCCGCGGTCCACATCCGCATCCGCATCGGGATCCGTGGCCGTGGCACCGACGACATCCCCGCTCGTGTCCGTGCCGTCGCCCACCCCCGCCCCCGGTGCCGCCCGCCCGGGCGGGCCGACCGCCCTCGGCGGTCCGGGACCGGTCTCGGCGCCCGCACCGGCCGCCCCCTGA
- a CDS encoding HNH endonuclease family protein yields MYGVYARRLSVVAATAALAATSALFTAPSAQAAMPTPVSAATARTYLGQLNVGAEGSSSGYSRDKFPHWITQSGACNTREVVLKRDGTNVQQDASCAAVSGSWYSTYDGATWSAASDVDIDHMIPLAEAWRSGASSWTTAQRQSFANDLTRPQLIAVTDNVNQSKGDKDPAEWMPPTSSYKCTYVRAWVHVKKHYNLTVDSAEKSALQSALNGC; encoded by the coding sequence ATGTACGGTGTCTACGCGCGTCGCCTTTCCGTCGTCGCCGCAACCGCCGCGCTCGCCGCCACGTCCGCCCTGTTCACCGCCCCGAGCGCGCAGGCCGCCATGCCCACCCCGGTCAGCGCGGCGACCGCACGCACCTACCTCGGCCAGCTCAACGTCGGCGCGGAGGGCTCGTCCAGCGGCTACAGCCGCGACAAGTTCCCGCACTGGATCACCCAGTCGGGAGCCTGCAACACCCGCGAGGTCGTCCTCAAGCGCGACGGCACGAACGTCCAGCAGGACGCCTCCTGCGCCGCGGTCAGCGGCAGTTGGTACTCGACCTACGACGGCGCCACCTGGAGCGCCGCCTCCGACGTGGACATCGACCACATGATCCCGCTCGCCGAGGCCTGGCGCTCCGGCGCGAGCAGCTGGACCACCGCCCAGCGCCAGTCGTTCGCCAACGACCTGACGCGCCCGCAGCTCATCGCGGTCACCGACAACGTGAACCAGTCCAAGGGCGACAAGGACCCGGCCGAATGGATGCCGCCGACCTCCTCGTACAAGTGCACCTACGTCCGCGCCTGGGTCCACGTCAAGAAGCACTACAACCTGACCGTGGACTCCGCCGAGAAGAGCGCCCTGCAGTCCGCCCTGAACGGCTGCTGA
- a CDS encoding histidine phosphatase family protein, with product MTATAARYLYLTRHGQASADESTLTDDGRRQAALLGERLREAPITAIHHGPLPRAEQTARLVGERLAGVPLLRSEPAGDYLPYLPRREELPAESADATLARLAGFPAAEREQGPGLARQALARFTGTVEGDEPRHELLVTHNFLVGWLVRAALDAPEWRWLGINHANAALTVIRYAPGRPPALLLFNDTGHLPAELRWTGFPPELHV from the coding sequence ATGACGGCAACGGCTGCCCGCTACCTGTACCTCACCCGGCACGGTCAGGCCTCCGCCGATGAGAGCACGCTGACCGACGACGGCCGCCGTCAGGCCGCCCTGCTCGGGGAGCGGCTCCGCGAGGCCCCGATCACGGCGATCCACCACGGCCCGCTCCCGCGCGCCGAGCAGACGGCGCGGCTGGTCGGCGAGCGGCTGGCGGGAGTTCCTCTGCTGCGGTCCGAACCGGCCGGCGACTACCTCCCGTACCTGCCGCGACGGGAAGAGCTGCCGGCGGAGTCGGCCGACGCGACGCTCGCCCGGCTGGCCGGGTTCCCGGCGGCTGAGCGCGAGCAGGGGCCCGGGCTGGCCCGGCAGGCTCTCGCGCGGTTCACGGGAACGGTCGAGGGTGACGAGCCCCGCCACGAGCTCCTCGTGACCCACAACTTCCTGGTCGGCTGGCTCGTCCGGGCCGCCCTGGACGCCCCGGAGTGGCGCTGGCTGGGCATCAACCACGCCAACGCCGCGCTGACCGTCATCCGCTACGCGCCCGGCCGTCCCCCGGCCCTCCTCCTGTTCAACGACACCGGCCACCTGCCCGCCGAACTCCGCTGGACCGGCTTCCCGCCCGAGCTGCACGTCTGA
- a CDS encoding DUF7144 family membrane protein — translation MSQPSTPAPGASRPADPRPGGNAGSPWAAGGTVFAGVLLFVDGILGVLKGIAGIASNDVYTSINDYVFKFSVTSWGWIHLILGVILILVGWGILKGATWARGAGVVLASLNLIANFMWLPYTPVWAIVTIAIDVFVIWALCTDRSNPSDLVRSS, via the coding sequence ATGTCACAGCCCAGCACCCCCGCACCCGGCGCCTCGCGCCCCGCCGATCCCCGTCCGGGCGGCAACGCCGGCAGTCCGTGGGCGGCCGGGGGAACCGTGTTCGCCGGTGTCCTGCTCTTTGTGGACGGCATCCTCGGCGTCCTGAAGGGCATCGCGGGAATCGCCTCGAACGATGTGTATACGAGCATCAACGACTACGTCTTCAAGTTCAGCGTGACCTCGTGGGGCTGGATCCACCTGATCCTCGGCGTGATCCTCATCCTCGTGGGCTGGGGCATCCTCAAAGGCGCGACCTGGGCCCGCGGCGCGGGTGTCGTTCTCGCCTCCCTGAACCTCATCGCCAACTTCATGTGGCTCCCGTACACCCCGGTCTGGGCCATCGTCACCATCGCGATCGACGTCTTCGTCATCTGGGCCCTGTGCACCGACCGGTCGAACCCGAGCGACCTGGTGCGGAGCAGCTGA
- a CDS encoding inositol monophosphatase family protein, protein MREWLVDPLCGTLNYATGSQLVAVNVALRAGPAAVADPFSGEVFLTDGETAWVRYGAHGEADGGDRADGDGNAYVCGDGQAAIPVRRAAGGQGSGPGAGRRPVGEERLAPTADTRLVDVNLDPPFPGAPGFRAVDLLAHPGFVERFRPRVVSTTLALAWVAAGRRAAYVTDGGDLSGSVHFAAGIALCRAAGCVVTGVDGAPVGPGGRGLVVAADAGTHRLLMALIRGRGRDA, encoded by the coding sequence GTGCGCGAGTGGTTGGTGGACCCCTTGTGCGGGACGCTCAACTACGCCACCGGATCCCAACTGGTCGCCGTCAACGTGGCGCTGCGCGCCGGCCCGGCCGCGGTGGCCGATCCGTTCAGCGGCGAGGTCTTCCTGACCGACGGCGAGACCGCATGGGTCCGTTACGGTGCCCACGGGGAAGCGGACGGCGGCGACCGTGCGGACGGGGACGGCAACGCGTACGTGTGCGGGGACGGGCAGGCCGCCATCCCGGTCCGGCGTGCTGCGGGCGGCCAGGGCTCCGGCCCTGGTGCGGGTCGACGGCCGGTCGGCGAGGAGCGGTTGGCGCCGACGGCGGACACCCGGCTGGTGGACGTGAACCTCGATCCGCCCTTCCCCGGCGCGCCCGGCTTCCGGGCCGTCGACCTGCTCGCCCACCCAGGGTTCGTCGAACGCTTCCGCCCCCGCGTCGTCTCCACGACGCTCGCCCTGGCCTGGGTCGCGGCCGGTCGGAGGGCCGCCTACGTCACCGACGGCGGCGACCTGAGCGGGAGCGTGCACTTCGCCGCCGGGATCGCCCTGTGCCGGGCCGCCGGCTGCGTCGTCACCGGGGTCGACGGTGCTCCCGTCGGGCCGGGGGGCCGTGGCCTCGTCGTGGCCGCGGACGCCGGAACGCACAGGCTGCTGATGGCGTTGATCCGCGGCCGCGGGCGGGATGCCTGA
- a CDS encoding peptidoglycan-binding domain-containing protein, whose amino-acid sequence MPCRCGAGVPSQQLTEDEQRAARTAEIAAAEDFDPLRIRPYVTLSDHSGTGGGEAGGPRSGPGAREGTATGTWDGARPSGMRDDAASRTQEGTAPGTGAPAPDADRTATETAGAAIGPGAAATTMPLFLGGDGPNGGMGAGTGAGVGRGAVPDDRGAVPDGSRRRTPGATPVFAPDPVRPRRRRPLGALAVGAAVAAVVGTAAFAGGLFGVDDSGDEALPEATTSVPDTEADEPAASVAPSPTASATPPRTQSPSAAPSAPPSASASPTESREPEPTATTSAPASPTASASPTPDGGAPPAAPPADPPPGLAGSSLRPGDRGPEVAELQTRLRTVGEWLYSGPVDGSSYSDQVAYSVAIYQSYKAIQGDPTGVYGPNTRRALEAETNGRGRHRAH is encoded by the coding sequence GTGCCGTGCCGGTGCGGCGCCGGCGTGCCATCGCAGCAGCTCACGGAGGACGAACAGCGCGCCGCCCGCACGGCGGAGATCGCCGCGGCCGAGGACTTCGACCCGCTGCGCATCCGGCCGTACGTGACGCTGTCGGACCACTCCGGGACGGGCGGCGGCGAGGCCGGGGGACCTCGTTCCGGGCCCGGCGCACGGGAGGGCACGGCCACCGGTACGTGGGACGGCGCGCGGCCCTCCGGGATGCGGGACGACGCGGCTTCCCGTACGCAGGAGGGCACGGCCCCCGGGACCGGTGCGCCGGCACCCGACGCCGACCGGACCGCGACGGAGACCGCAGGGGCCGCGATCGGTCCGGGGGCGGCGGCGACCACCATGCCGCTGTTCCTGGGGGGCGACGGCCCGAACGGCGGCATGGGCGCGGGCACCGGCGCGGGCGTGGGCCGTGGCGCCGTGCCGGACGACAGGGGCGCCGTGCCGGACGGCAGCCGGAGGCGCACCCCGGGCGCGACTCCTGTCTTCGCTCCCGACCCCGTGCGACCGCGCCGCAGGCGCCCCCTCGGGGCGCTCGCCGTGGGGGCGGCCGTGGCCGCGGTGGTCGGCACGGCGGCCTTCGCCGGCGGGCTGTTCGGCGTCGACGACAGCGGGGACGAGGCGCTGCCGGAGGCCACCACGAGCGTCCCGGACACCGAGGCCGACGAACCGGCCGCTTCGGTGGCCCCGTCCCCCACGGCGTCGGCCACGCCGCCCCGTACGCAGTCCCCCTCGGCCGCCCCGTCCGCACCACCGTCCGCGTCCGCCTCGCCGACGGAGAGCCGGGAGCCCGAGCCGACCGCCACCACGTCCGCGCCCGCGTCACCGACGGCGAGCGCGTCGCCCACCCCGGACGGCGGCGCTCCGCCGGCCGCACCGCCCGCCGATCCGCCCCCGGGACTGGCCGGCTCCTCCCTGCGCCCGGGCGACCGGGGCCCGGAAGTCGCCGAGTTGCAGACCCGGCTCCGGACCGTCGGGGAATGGCTCTACTCGGGGCCGGTCGACGGGAGCTCCTACAGCGACCAGGTGGCGTACTCCGTGGCGATCTACCAGTCGTACAAGGCGATCCAGGGCGATCCGACGGGCGTGTACGGGCCGAACACGCGGCGCGCGCTGGAGGCGGAGACGAACGGACGCGGACGCCACCGAGCCCACTGA
- a CDS encoding nuclear transport factor 2 family protein produces MSVTSPTPTASPAGPAPSSADTTRAVVQEFLAARLAGDTARLTALFADEVDWLLAENPTVPWIRPRYTAAECASQFTELMEHTVPEDARASVDAFLVDGTDAVLTGHLSGTVRATGRSFEGPFALRLTVENGRITRHHLYENSLSIAEAVSDRAR; encoded by the coding sequence ATGTCCGTCACGTCCCCCACTCCCACGGCAAGCCCGGCCGGCCCGGCGCCCTCCTCCGCCGATACGACCCGGGCCGTGGTCCAGGAGTTCCTCGCCGCCCGGCTGGCCGGAGACACCGCCCGGCTCACGGCGCTCTTCGCCGACGAGGTCGACTGGCTGCTCGCCGAGAACCCGACCGTGCCGTGGATCCGCCCCCGGTACACGGCCGCCGAATGCGCTTCCCAGTTCACGGAGTTGATGGAACACACCGTCCCCGAGGACGCACGCGCCTCCGTCGACGCCTTCCTCGTCGACGGCACGGACGCCGTCCTGACGGGGCACCTGTCGGGGACCGTGCGGGCGACGGGCAGATCCTTCGAGGGACCGTTCGCGCTGCGCCTCACCGTGGAGAACGGCCGGATCACCAGGCACCACCTCTACGAGAACAGCCTGTCGATCGCGGAGGCGGTGAGTGACCGCGCCCGGTGA
- a CDS encoding superoxide dismutase family protein, with protein sequence MTAWMVRTGRGPAHPILGRRETAERESGAMSRGRGVSRGAGVLAGTAALLALACGVGVAHGTGGGAADASGGHGAHGAPVADASAREPGGGGDPSRTDDVVAVGGRSWMRAAGVFSPPGSFLPSDALTYDTRLVPAGARIEVTQFADPSGTRVGARLRGLVPGRAYGMHVHTSPCGADPAAAGPHYQHRPAATADPVNEVWLDFRTDEEGDGRAEALHGWGFREDGARSVIIHDRQGGAGERAACFTVPFGPHGRE encoded by the coding sequence ATGACGGCATGGATGGTACGGACGGGACGCGGTCCGGCGCACCCGATTTTGGGGCGGCGGGAGACGGCGGAACGTGAGAGCGGGGCGATGTCGCGGGGCCGGGGGGTCTCCCGGGGCGCCGGCGTGCTGGCGGGCACGGCAGCCCTGCTGGCGCTGGCCTGCGGCGTCGGCGTCGCCCACGGAACGGGCGGCGGCGCGGCGGACGCCTCCGGCGGCCACGGCGCGCACGGGGCCCCCGTGGCGGACGCCTCGGCGCGGGAGCCGGGCGGCGGGGGAGACCCGAGCCGCACGGATGACGTCGTCGCCGTGGGCGGCCGTTCGTGGATGCGGGCCGCGGGGGTCTTCTCCCCGCCCGGTTCCTTCCTCCCGTCCGACGCACTGACGTACGACACCCGGCTGGTGCCGGCGGGCGCGCGGATCGAGGTCACACAGTTCGCGGATCCGTCCGGCACCCGGGTCGGGGCGCGGCTGCGGGGGCTCGTGCCCGGCCGTGCGTACGGGATGCATGTGCACACCTCGCCCTGCGGCGCCGATCCCGCCGCTGCCGGGCCTCACTACCAGCACCGCCCGGCGGCGACGGCGGATCCGGTCAACGAGGTGTGGCTGGACTTCCGGACGGACGAGGAGGGCGACGGGCGGGCGGAGGCCCTGCACGGCTGGGGCTTCCGCGAGGACGGGGCGCGGTCGGTGATCATCCATGACCGGCAGGGCGGTGCGGGGGAGCGGGCGGCCTGCTTCACGGTGCCGTTCGGGCCCCACGGGCGGGAGTGA
- a CDS encoding DUF2277 domain-containing protein codes for MCRSIKTLRPPALPEEATEEDMRAAALQYVRKVSGFRAPAAHNREVFDRAVDEITAATTKLLDGLEIRGAARG; via the coding sequence ATGTGCCGCAGCATCAAGACGCTTCGCCCGCCCGCCCTCCCCGAAGAGGCCACCGAGGAGGACATGCGGGCCGCCGCCCTTCAGTACGTACGCAAGGTCTCCGGATTCCGCGCGCCCGCCGCGCACAACCGGGAGGTCTTCGACCGGGCCGTCGACGAGATCACCGCAGCCACGACGAAGCTGCTCGACGGCCTGGAGATACGGGGCGCGGCCCGGGGCTGA
- a CDS encoding ABC transporter permease, whose product MLLPVSPTLGVVLAVLLLLAAAVAAWASLGRSREILVAGVRAAVQLAAVSLLIGWVVRSLAPLLGFVALMFAVAVWTAGRRITGNRTWRWAAVPIGAGVLPVVGALLLTGLVPVRGLALIPVAGILIGGALTATVLGGRRALDELAGRRGEVEAGMALGLLDRDARLEIVRPAASDALLPGLDQTRTVGLVTLPGAFVGMLLGGASPVEAGAVQLFVLVALMAVQVVAVAAVLELVARGLLHRG is encoded by the coding sequence GTGCTGCTTCCGGTCTCCCCCACCCTCGGTGTCGTGCTCGCCGTCCTGCTGCTCCTCGCCGCCGCCGTCGCCGCGTGGGCCTCGCTGGGCCGGTCGCGAGAGATCCTCGTCGCCGGGGTGCGGGCGGCCGTCCAACTCGCCGCCGTATCCCTGCTCATCGGCTGGGTGGTCCGCTCCTTGGCGCCGCTTCTCGGGTTCGTGGCGTTGATGTTCGCCGTGGCCGTGTGGACCGCGGGGCGCCGGATCACCGGTAACCGCACCTGGCGCTGGGCGGCCGTGCCGATCGGGGCGGGCGTGCTGCCCGTGGTGGGGGCGCTGCTGCTGACGGGGCTCGTGCCGGTCCGGGGCCTGGCGCTCATCCCGGTGGCGGGCATCCTCATCGGCGGGGCGCTCACCGCGACCGTGCTCGGCGGGCGGCGCGCGCTGGACGAACTCGCCGGCCGGCGCGGGGAGGTGGAGGCCGGCATGGCCCTCGGGCTGCTCGACCGGGACGCCAGGCTGGAGATCGTGCGGCCCGCGGCGTCGGACGCGTTGCTGCCCGGGCTCGACCAGACCCGGACGGTCGGGCTCGTCACCTTGCCGGGGGCGTTCGTGGGCATGCTGCTGGGCGGCGCCTCACCCGTGGAGGCGGGCGCCGTGCAGCTGTTCGTCCTGGTGGCGCTGATGGCGGTCCAGGTGGTCGCCGTCGCGGCGGTCCTGGAACTGGTCGCGCGCGGGCTGTTGCATCGGGGGTGA
- a CDS encoding GNAT family N-acetyltransferase, whose amino-acid sequence MGRTLTEILDGAAHGRFPETDGRTVVVAAPSGRDTGVIAFTAHSVVFTDEDPEWVHATLAALECDALAATMHPRFLTAFLERTGRVTDTIDLLTVAASLPGEPALDLREVTDPVHPRVMSARRRRDGVRMWEVDGGVLVLGRGVAGRWEVAVELDEDARHRGLGRALATAARHLVPPGEPLWSQQAAGNARSIRAFQAAGFRPVGSEALLFGRGRGQDAGGA is encoded by the coding sequence ATGGGGCGGACGCTGACCGAGATCCTGGACGGGGCGGCGCACGGGCGGTTTCCGGAGACCGACGGGAGGACGGTCGTGGTCGCCGCGCCGAGTGGCCGCGACACGGGGGTGATCGCCTTCACCGCGCACTCCGTCGTGTTCACCGATGAGGACCCCGAGTGGGTCCACGCGACGCTGGCCGCCCTGGAATGCGATGCGCTGGCCGCCACGATGCACCCCCGCTTCCTGACGGCCTTCCTGGAGCGCACCGGGCGGGTCACCGACACGATCGACCTCCTGACCGTGGCGGCCTCGCTGCCCGGTGAACCCGCGCTGGACCTGCGGGAGGTCACCGATCCCGTACACCCGCGGGTGATGAGTGCCCGTCGGCGCCGGGACGGGGTGCGGATGTGGGAGGTCGACGGCGGAGTGCTGGTGCTCGGGCGCGGGGTGGCGGGGCGGTGGGAGGTCGCCGTCGAACTGGACGAGGACGCCCGGCACCGGGGCCTCGGCCGCGCCCTCGCCACGGCCGCACGGCACCTCGTACCCCCGGGCGAACCGCTCTGGTCGCAGCAGGCCGCGGGCAACGCGCGCAGCATCCGGGCGTTCCAGGCCGCCGGATTCCGCCCGGTCGGCTCGGAGGCGTTGCTGTTCGGCCGCGGTCGGGGGCAGGACGCCGGGGGAGCGTGA
- a CDS encoding alkaline phosphatase D family protein, whose amino-acid sequence MAGLRLGPLLRYVDWESGTTATVWVEASRPCTVEVRCADGASGASPTFSVAGHHYALVVVEGLTPGSTTAYEVLIGSRRVWPPADAGLPPSTITTPSAAAPDVAGAEPDGVRISFGSCRWAAAPGGGHDPVGPDALVTLAARLAADPAAERPDVLLLLGDQVYADETSGATRRRLAARRDLGEPPGAEIADYEEYTYLYDESWRDPEVRWLLSTVPSCMIFDDHDVIDDWNTSAAWQRDMRTTPWWHERIVSGLMSYWVHQHLGNLSPVELAADPVYAAVRASPDGTETLRRFAAETDADPARTRWSYRRVFGRVRLVMVDTRAARVLAEEQRSMLDAEEADWLRDAVLDDPSSYDHLLVGSSLPWLLPPLVHDAERWNATLCAGVRGPRWARFGEKLRRASDLEHWAAFPESFDRFTELLREAGSGPDAPATVCVLSGDVHHAYIAEPRWPKSDPGPGSHPGTHSGPDSGNAPVARVLQLTCSPVHNSIPRSIRTAFRFGWSRAGRRIGRLLSRHGRTGASPVLWDKAGGPWFGNQLMTLTLHGRKSALTLVQAKASKQGPQLEAVFERSLTPE is encoded by the coding sequence ATGGCCGGGCTGCGCCTGGGACCACTGCTGCGGTACGTCGACTGGGAGTCGGGGACCACCGCGACCGTCTGGGTCGAGGCGAGCCGCCCGTGCACCGTGGAGGTCCGGTGCGCGGACGGCGCCTCGGGGGCGTCGCCCACCTTCTCGGTGGCCGGGCACCACTACGCCCTGGTCGTCGTGGAGGGGCTGACCCCCGGTTCCACCACGGCGTACGAGGTGCTGATCGGGTCCCGGCGCGTCTGGCCGCCCGCCGACGCGGGCCTCCCGCCGAGTACCATCACCACGCCGTCCGCGGCGGCTCCGGACGTCGCCGGGGCGGAGCCGGACGGGGTGCGGATCTCGTTCGGCTCGTGCCGGTGGGCGGCCGCTCCCGGCGGCGGGCACGACCCCGTGGGGCCGGACGCCCTGGTGACCCTGGCCGCCCGCCTCGCCGCGGATCCGGCGGCCGAGCGGCCCGACGTCCTGCTGCTCCTCGGCGACCAGGTGTACGCGGACGAGACCTCCGGGGCGACCCGGCGCAGACTCGCCGCCCGCCGGGACCTGGGCGAGCCGCCGGGCGCGGAGATCGCGGACTACGAGGAGTACACCTACCTCTACGACGAGTCGTGGCGCGATCCGGAGGTCCGCTGGCTGCTCTCCACGGTCCCCAGCTGCATGATCTTCGACGACCACGACGTCATCGACGACTGGAACACCAGCGCCGCCTGGCAGCGGGACATGCGCACCACACCCTGGTGGCACGAACGGATCGTCAGCGGGCTGATGTCGTACTGGGTCCACCAGCACCTGGGCAATCTCTCCCCCGTCGAACTGGCCGCCGACCCCGTGTACGCGGCGGTCAGAGCTTCGCCCGACGGCACCGAGACGCTGCGCCGCTTCGCCGCCGAGACCGACGCGGATCCCGCCCGTACTCGGTGGAGCTACCGGCGTGTTTTCGGCCGAGTACGGCTGGTGATGGTCGACACGCGCGCCGCCCGCGTCCTGGCCGAGGAGCAGCGGTCGATGCTCGACGCCGAGGAGGCCGACTGGCTGCGGGACGCGGTCCTGGACGACCCCTCTTCATACGATCACCTCCTCGTCGGCAGCTCCCTGCCGTGGCTGCTGCCCCCGCTCGTCCATGACGCGGAGCGCTGGAACGCAACCCTGTGCGCGGGCGTACGCGGGCCACGCTGGGCACGCTTCGGCGAGAAGCTGCGCCGCGCTTCCGACCTGGAACATTGGGCCGCCTTCCCGGAATCCTTCGACCGGTTCACGGAGCTGCTGCGGGAAGCGGGGAGCGGCCCGGACGCCCCGGCGACGGTATGCGTCCTCTCGGGCGATGTGCACCATGCCTACATCGCCGAGCCACGATGGCCGAAGTCCGATCCCGGACCCGGCTCCCACCCCGGGACCCATTCCGGTCCTGACTCCGGGAACGCCCCGGTTGCCCGTGTCCTTCAGCTGACCTGCTCACCCGTGCACAACTCGATCCCCCGGTCGATCCGAACGGCTTTCCGTTTCGGCTGGAGCCGGGCGGGCCGGCGGATCGGCCGACTGCTGTCCCGCCACGGCCGTACGGGAGCGTCGCCGGTGCTCTGGGACAAGGCGGGTGGCCCCTGGTTCGGTAACCAACTCATGACGCTCACGTTGCATGGCCGGAAGTCTGCGCTGACATTGGTCCAGGCCAAGGCGAGCAAGCAGGGACCCCAGCTCGAAGCGGTTTTTGAGCGTTCACTTACGCCTGAGTAG